One genomic region from Clarias gariepinus isolate MV-2021 ecotype Netherlands chromosome 22, CGAR_prim_01v2, whole genome shotgun sequence encodes:
- the LOC128510210 gene encoding heterogeneous nuclear ribonucleoprotein A1-like translates to MPKEEQPREPEQLRKLFIGGLSFETTDDSLRSYFEQWGTLTDCVVMRDPNSKRSRGFGFVTYSCVKEVDAAMEARPHKVDGRLVEPKRAVSREDSNKPFAHTTVKKIFVGGIKEDTEESHLRDYFQEFGKIEAIEIMIDHKTGNKRGFAFVTFDDHDAVDRIVIQKYHTINGHNSEVRKALSKQEMQNSSMNMRGRGGGNFGGRYGNNDFGGGRDGFRDGFRGGRGGSGGYGGGDGYNNGFGDGGYGGGGPSYGGRGGGYGGGGGPGYGNNGGGGYGGGGYGGGGGYGGGGGNYDNYNNGGGNFGGGNFGGGGGGNGNYNDFGNYNNQQSSFGPMKGSYGGGGGGRNSSPYGGGYGGSSGGGGGYGGGSGGRRY, encoded by the exons ATGCCAAAGGAG gagCAGCCCCGAGAACCGGAGCAGCTCCGGAAGTTGTTCATCGGAGGCCTGAGCTTCGAGACAACAGACGACAGCCTGCGATCTTATTTTGAGCAATGGGGCACGTTAACCGACTGTGTG GTTATGAGAGACCCGAACTCCAAACGCTCCAGAGGCTTCGGTTTCGTCACGTATTCGTGCGTGAAGGAAGTCGATGCTGCCATGGAGGCACGTCCTCACAAAGTCGACGGTCGTCTAGTAGAGCCCAAACGCGCCGTGTCTAGAGAG GATTCCAACAAACCCTTtgcacacactacagtaaaAAAGATCTTTGTGGGGGGCATCAAGGAAGACACAGAAGAAAGTCATCTACGGGACTACTTCCAGGAATTCGGAAAGATCGAAGCAATCGAAATAATGATTGACCATAAGACAGGCAACAAAAGAGGTTTTGCATTTGTGACGTTCGATGACCACGATGCCGTAGATCGTATTGTCA TTCAAAAGTACCACACGATAAATGGCCATAATTCAGAAGTGAGAAAGGCCCTCTCGAAACAAGAGATGCAGAACTCATCAATGAATATGAGGG GACGTGGAGGTGGAAACTTCGGTGGTCGATATGGCAACAATGACTTTGGAGGTGGCAGAGATGGGTTCAGAGACGGATTCAGAG GAGGCAGAGGTGGCAGTGGAGGGTATGGAGGTGGAGATGGCTACAACAACGGATTTGGAGATG GTGGATATGGTGGAGGCGGTCCTAGCTACGGAGGCCGTGGTGGAGGATATGGTGGTGGAGGAGGACCAGGCTACGGTAACAATGGTGGTGGAGGCTACGGTGGTGGCGGATATGGAGGCGGAGGAGGATACGGTGGTGGTGGCGGCAACTACGATAATTATAACAACGGCGGTGGAAACTTTGGAGGCG GTAACTTCGGTGGAGGTGGTGGAGGTAACGGAAACTACAATGACTTTGGAAACTACAACAACCAGCAGTCAAGTTTTGGCCCCATGAAAGGAAGCTATGGTGGTGGAGGTGGCGGCAGGAATAGCAGCCCTTATGGTG GTGGCTATGGGGGTAGCTCAGGAGGCGGTGGAGGTTATGGCGGAGGCTCTGGTGGTAGACGatattaa
- the nfe2 gene encoding transcription factor NF-E2 45 kDa subunit, with protein MCSTINSALPFSFRCEGPVNSNRLHGGVSMSSTHRNSASGRVWANYSPQQSEMDWTWQELMAITELQEFEVPNENPFEAGSYISMEPMVHYGTCGINLAEPIPPNAQTNTAAGFEAGYADAVSSYQRLNPNMEMHYGHGCQATRLPPNAQSLQPTFMNAFDPVNMNNPNQGQGKNCNGHPDDLESDSGLSLGSSPPLASPENEVQGALTYLPRDGYTDGEGERIRDQCHIRSNVNAPVDYSHTFGSYSGHPYFPLAPNAHHAQQHVPHSHQHMASMKQQLLPTALHDPHTNHASTPRAGSFHSPQSKPKEAGVSGPLTRDERRAVALQIPFALDKIVNLPVDDFNELLSRHALSEAQLTLVRDIRRRGKNKVAAQNCRKRKLENIVHLEHELGQLRARREHLARERLEFQQNLTMLKCRLSELYAKVFSQLRDEEGHPYSLEDYSLQQSNDGNLYLMQRNNSLDAE; from the exons ATGTGTTCAACTATAAACAGCGCTCTTCCCTTTAGTTTCAGATGTGAG gGACCAGTAAACTCTAACAGACTTCATGGGGGAGTGTCGATGTCTAGCACTCACAGAAATAGTGCAAGTGGCAGGGTCTGGGCCAATTATTCACCTCAACAATCAGAGATGGACTGGACCTGGCAGGAACTAATGGCAATCACAGAACTGCAG GAATTCGAGGTCCCCAATGAGAATCCATTCGAAGCTGGTTCATACATTTCCATGGAGCCAATGGTGCATTATGGGACTTGTGGAATCAACCTGGCAGAACCTATCCCACCCAACGCTCAGACAAACACTGCTGCTGGTTTTGAAGCTGGGTACGCTGATGCAGTATCCTCATACCAACGCTTAAATCCAAACATGGAGATGCACTATGGACATGGCTGCCAGGCTACCAGATTACCACCGAATGCACAATCTCTTCAACCCACATTTATGAACGCATTTGATCCCGTGAACATGAACAACCCCAATCAGGGACAGGGGAAAAACTGCAATGGACATCCAGATGATCTTGAGTCAGACTCAGGTCTTTCTTTGGGCTCAAGCCCACCGCTTGCCTCACCTGAGAACGAAGTGCAAGGGGCACTTACATATTTACCCCGAGATGGCTATACCGATGGTGAGGGTGAACGCATCAGGGACCAGTGTCACATTCGATCAAATGTTAATGCACCTGTGgattattcacacacattcgGCTCCTATTCTGGACATCCCTACTTTCCACTTGCACCAAACGCACATCATGCCCAGCAGCATGTTCCTCATTCACATCAGCACATGGCGTCGATGAAACAGCAGCTTTTACCTACAGCTCTGCATGATCCACATACAAACCATGCAAGCACACCAAGAGCAGGCTCTTTCCATTCACCGCAATCAAAACCAAAGGAGGCTGGAGTGTCTGGGCCCCTCACCAGGGATGAGCGGAGGGCAGTTGCGCTCCAAATCCCTTTTGCGCTTGACAAGATAGTCAACCTGCCTGTAGATGACTTCAACGAGCTTCTAAGCAGACACGCGCTAAGTGAGGCCCAGCTCACACTCGTCCGGGACATCCGCCGTCGCGGCAAGAATAAGGTTGCGGCACAGAACTGCCGGAAGAGGAAGTTGGAGAACATTGTGCACCTGGAGCATGAGCTGGGGCAGCTGAGAGCACGCAGAGAGCATCTAGCACGAGAACGGCTAGAGTTCCAGCAAAATTTAACCATGCTGAAGTGTCGTCTCTCTGAGCTTTACGCTAAAGTATTCTCCCAGTTACGAGATGAGGAAGGACACCCATATTCTTTGGAGGACTATTCACTCCAACAAAGTAATGATGGTAACCTTTACCTTATGCAGAGAAACAACTCGTTGGATGCTGAATAA
- the copz1 gene encoding coatomer subunit zeta-1: MMHAEVETTLRSETQLATAGRMDTLILEPSLYTVKAVLIMDNDGERLYAKYYDDTYPTVKEQKAFEKNIFNKTHRTDSEIALLEGLTVVYKSNIDLYFYVIGSSHENELMLMAVLNCLFDSLSQMLRKNVEKRALLENMEGLFLAVDEIVDGGVILESDPQQVVHRVALRGDDVPLTEQTVTQVLQSAKEQIKWSLLR; encoded by the exons ATGATGCATGCGGAAGTAGAAACCACTCTAAGATCGGAAACACAGTTAGCTACTGCTGGAAGAATGGATACGCTAATTTTG GAGCCTTCGCTGTACACCGTGAAAGCCGTCTTAATTATGGACAACGATGGAGAAAGACTCTATGCCAAG taTTACGATGACACTTACCCTACAGTTAAAGAGCAGAAAGCCTTTGAGAAGAACATCTTCAACAAGACACACAGAACAGACA GTGAAATCGCCTTGCTTGAAGGCCTTACTGTCGTCTACAAGAGCAACATCGATCTGTATTTCTACGTCATCGGTAGTTCGCATGAAAACGAG TTAATGCTCATGGCCGTGTTGAACTGTTTGTTTGACTCTCTCAGTCAAATGCTGAG GAAAAATGTGGAGAAGAGAGCCTTACTTGAAAATATGGAGGGCCTTTTCTTAGCCGTGGATGAAATTGTAGACGGAGG TGTTATCCTGGAGAGCGACCCCCAGCAGGTTGTACACCGAGTGGCCCTGAGG GGTGATGACGTGCCTCTGACAGAACAGACAGTCACTCAG